In Camelus ferus isolate YT-003-E chromosome 5, BCGSAC_Cfer_1.0, whole genome shotgun sequence, one genomic interval encodes:
- the NEUROD1 gene encoding neurogenic differentiation factor 1 codes for MTKSYSESGLMGEPQPQGPPSWTDECLSSQDEEHETDKKEDDLEAMNAEEDSLRNGGEEEEEDEDLEEEEEEEEEDDDQKPKRRGPKKKKMTKARLERFKLRRMKANARERNRMHGLNAALDNLRKVVPCYSKTQKLSKIETLRLAKNYIWALSEILRSGKSPDLVSFVQTLCKGLSQPTTNLVAGCLQLNPRTFLPEQNQDMPPHLPTASASFPVHPYSYQSPGLPSPPYSTMDSSHVFHVKPPPHAYSAALEPFFESPLTDCTSPSFDGPLSPPLSINGNFSFKHEPSAEFEKNYAFTMHYPAATLAGAQSHGSIFSGAAAPRCEIPIDNVMSFDSHSHHERVMSAQLNAIFHD; via the coding sequence ATGACCAAATCGTACAGCGAGAGTGGGCTGATGGGGGAGCCTCAGCCCCAGGGTCCTCCAAGCTGGACAGACGAGTGTCTCAGTTCTCAGGACGAGGAGCACGAGACAGACAAAAAGGAGGACGACCTCGAAGCCATGAACGCAGAAGAGGACTCACTGAGGAacgggggagaggaggaggaggaagacgaggacctggaagaggaggaagaagaggaagaggaggacgatGATCAAAAGCCTAAGAGACGCGGCCCCAAAAAGAAGAAGATGACCAAGGCTCGCCTGGAGCGTTTTAAGCTGAGACGCATGAAGGCCAATGCCCGGGAGCGGAACCGCATGCACGGGCTGAACGCTGCGCTGGACAACCTGCGCAAGGTGGTGCCCTGCTACTCCAAGACGCAGAAGCTATCCAAAATCGAGACACTGCGCTTGGCCAAGAACTACATCTGGGCTCTGTCGGAGATCTTGCGTTCCGGCAAAAGCCCTGACCTGGTCTCCTTCGTACAGACGCTCTGCAAGGGCTTATCTCAGCCCACCACCAACCTGGTTGCCGGCTGCCTGCAGCTCAATCCTCGGACTTTTCTGCCTGAGCAGAACCAGGACATGCCTCCGCACCTGCCGACGGCCAGCGCTTCTTTCCCTGTTCACCCCTACTCCTACCAGTCCCCGGGGCTGCCCAGCCCTCCCTACAGCACCATGGACAGCTCCCACGTCTTCCACGTCAAGCCGCCGCCGCACGCCTACAGCGCCGCGCTAGAGCCCTTCTTTGAGAGTCCCCTGACTGATTGTACCAGCCCTTCCTTTGACGGACCCCTCAGCCCGCCGCTCAGCATCAATGGCAACTTCTCTTTCAAACACGAACCGTCCGCCGAGTTTGAGAAAAATTATGCCTTTACCATGCACTACCCTGCAGCGACCCTGGCAGGGGCCCAAAGCCACGGATCAATCTTCTCGGGCGCCGCCGCCCCTCGCTGTGAGATCCCCATAGACAATGTTATGTCCTTCGATAGCCATTCACATCATGAGCGAGTCATGAGTGCCCAGCTCAATGCCATCTTTCACGATTAG